In the Mesorhizobium sp. WSM2240 genome, AGCCGTCGTGCGCTCGTCAGGCCTCTCGCTCGGCACGGTCGAGGTGATACAGTTTTCCATGTTCGCTGGCGTGATGGGCGCAGCGCTGATCTCTGCCATCGTCCTGATCCGCGAACGGGCCCGCACTTCGGCCGAGAATGTCGAACTGCGCAACCGCATCGCCGATCTCAATGCATCGCTGCAGCGTTCCGACGCTCTCCTCAATCTGCGTGACCAGCGCGTGGTGGTGTGGGCTTCCGAGAAGCAGAAGCCGGAACTGATCGGAGCCTTGCCGGCGGAGACCGGCGCGCCGGAGGATCGCGCCGCGTTCCTCGCCTTCGGGCGCTGGCTGATGCCGCGCTCGGCGGCGGCGCTCGACCACGCTATGGCCGGACTGCGCGAGAGAGCCGCCGCCTTCGACCTGGTGGTCGAGACGCAAAGCGGCGCGCCGCTTGAGGTCCAGGGGCGCAAGAGCCCGGCCCATGTGCTGGTCAAATTCGTGTCGCTGTCGGAGGCGCAGCGCAACCAGGCGCGGCTGCGGCTGGAGAACCAGAGGCTCTCGGCCGAGAACGAGAACATGCTCGGGCTGTTGGACGCCCTGAAGATGCCGTTCTGGATCCGCTCGGCCGACGGGCAGCTTAAATGGGTCAATCGCGCCTACGCCGAAGCGGTGGAGGCATCGAGCCCTGACGCCGCCGTCAGCGAAGGCAGGGAGTTTCTCGGCACGCCGGCGCGCGAGGCTATCGCCCGCCAGCATCTCGCCGCGCCGGTTTTCGAGCAGAAGCTGTCGACAGTGATCGGCGGCGACCGGAAAGTCTTTACCGTCACCAATTATGCCGGCGGCGAAGGCTCGGCCGGCATCGCCACCGACATGAGCGCCATCGAGGCGATCCGCGAAGAGTACGAGCGGACCGTCCGCAGCCATGCCGACACGCTCGACCAGCTCACCACCGCGGTGGCGATTTTCGACAGCGGCGAAAAGCTGCGCTTCTTCAACCAGGCCTTCCAGAAGCTATGGGATCTCGATGGTGGCTTCTTGGCCAGCGCGCCCGACAATGCTCTGCTGCTCGACAGGCTGCGCAGCGAGGGCAAGATTGCCGAGCAGCCGGAGTGGCGGCGCTGGAAGGAAAACCTGCTTGCCGCCTATCGTGCGGTCGAGACGAAGGAGCATTGGTGGCATCTGCCCGACGGGCGCACCATTCGCGTCGTCGCCAACCCGCAGCCCAAGGGCGGCGTGACTTGGGTGTTTGAAAATCTGACCGAGAAGATGAATCTCGAAAGCCGCTACAACACGGTGGTCAGGGTGCAGGGCGAGACGC is a window encoding:
- a CDS encoding ATP-binding protein; amino-acid sequence: MPGEYPRRAGLAVTGGRNDSHTGARFCEAWPKRLLGRSTVRRMLGATSLSTLLAADLAFAQTEAVVRSSGLSLGTVEVIQFSMFAGVMGAALISAIVLIRERARTSAENVELRNRIADLNASLQRSDALLNLRDQRVVVWASEKQKPELIGALPAETGAPEDRAAFLAFGRWLMPRSAAALDHAMAGLRERAAAFDLVVETQSGAPLEVQGRKSPAHVLVKFVSLSEAQRNQARLRLENQRLSAENENMLGLLDALKMPFWIRSADGQLKWVNRAYAEAVEASSPDAAVSEGREFLGTPAREAIARQHLAAPVFEQKLSTVIGGDRKVFTVTNYAGGEGSAGIATDMSAIEAIREEYERTVRSHADTLDQLTTAVAIFDSGEKLRFFNQAFQKLWDLDGGFLASAPDNALLLDRLRSEGKIAEQPEWRRWKENLLAAYRAVETKEHWWHLPDGRTIRVVANPQPKGGVTWVFENLTEKMNLESRYNTVVRVQGETLDNLAEGVAVFGPDGRIRLSNPAFTGLWGLPSDIVGQKMHISAIRAQCEALAKDSPWGGFVAAVTGFDDERRDRHGQTELVNGTVLRYAIIHLPNGQVMMTFVDVTDSVAVERALKEKNEALQKADQLKNDFVQHVSYELRSPLTNIIGFTELLSLAATGPLAPRQREYVEHIGSSSSVLLTIVNDILDLATVDAGIMELEIAEVRIDQTIAAAAELVSDRLEEHSIRLEVDAAGAPKTFHGDETRIRQILYNLLSNAVNYAPEASVITLACRQLPNGVEFSVHDDGPGMPPEILDTVFRRFEPRVNGGRRRGAGLGLSIVKSFVELHGGKVRIDTGQDRGTTVTCEFPAAPSGVRAAAE